The Sphaeramia orbicularis chromosome 18, fSphaOr1.1, whole genome shotgun sequence genome contains a region encoding:
- the LOC115438612 gene encoding uncharacterized protein LOC115438612 isoform X2, translating to MYWMNGGGGSEAVDGLGPMSKVEILRGIVTDRLSTAAREILAVVERTVAGYEEEASGFRKEMERQRRQLEVLLQPQVKLERTGGEKSGIMYWMNGGGGSEAVDGLGPISKVEILRGIVTDGLSTATREILAVVERTVAGYEEEASGFRKEMEQQRKEMEGQRKEMERQRRQLEVLLQPQVKLERTDFIPDVDSCDAVVDANDEEEVQTQQTDKGIQDFLWYDDEEEGEGEEEKEEQRKVQQREDRKDPDYQIKSNRMWVHQSSSRPGSERRKRGRPRIIEKQDGLQLRICVLEDSQTDVLTTAVFQKCPVQDLQCPPGLQEADFLSLLSSTFPQLDVHEPFGVFTTDRSRRLQPLRVQTLTPEEICRRMSSVGAGSSALYIRPRTAVDEQSSAAEIQERNDEQSGPWTRVLSPEGSPEKRPRGRPPLSGNANHHTLKLCFLEKVQPDPLSKKVLVRSAVQQLRCPRGLQESDFLLMLRSRFPQLDGDDRGFDLFTSDRSRTLMPIKVKAMTPDEICRSLKPCRLQTTMIYIRLKTKEEEESHLLQIDDTSSDGPSATGERTKSDEDELRFSSPKYVPKKKRSRGRPPLCENTNHHRLRLCFLSSHPLSKKVLVRSAVQQLQCPRGLQESDFLLMLRSRFPQLDGDDRGFDLFTSDRSRTLTPVPVKTMTPDEICRILKSCRFQTTMIYIRLKTGDKDEEELRISPMIDKTSGDSPSAADAETMSDEAELRLSKSPSRQEDMSTERPEKDCGLFDQADEAVLQSHSDSDDDDDDDEDDDDKTEHTHDDDADWKPKPQQQTQKNRQVQTSMEAVKTPCKVCGVTYRLQGSLIKHAWSHIDESPSVCGVCGEQFKNVEDLKTDLKRHKKTHECSLCGKSFVTISGLKSHTTSHSGEQPYKCDVCSKTFATMSRLMVHRWVHVAEKPHKCDVCHKEFGLKTQLRVHSRVHTGRDRFLCNICGKSLSDLRSLGRHKATHSSERPYSCKTCGKRFKIDHTLKSHEKIHTVRDQKYLCDICCKTFTTNYALRAHLKTHSSDRPFACPICSKRFISNGPLKIHLRVHTGEAPYGCSHCGRHFKSKSHLNSHVRIHLGVKLFTCGVCGKACARLEHLKVHMRTHNGERPYKCSVCDKAFTQSHCLKTHMKSHQENTR from the exons ATGTACTGGATGAACGGCGGCGGAGGCTCCGAGGCGGTGGACGGCCTGGGTCCCATGTCCAAGGTGGAGATCCTCAGAGGAATAGTCACCGACAGGCTGAGCACCGCCGCCCGGGAGATCCTGGCGGTGGTGGAGAGAACCGTGGCCGGATACGAGGAGGAGGCGTCGGGCTTCAGGAAGGAGATGGAGCGGCAGAGGAGGCAGCTGGAGGTCCTCCTGCAGCCCCAGGTCAAACTGGAGAGGACAG GAGGGGAAAAGTCTGGGATCATGTACTGGATGAACGGCGGCGGTGGCTCCGAGGCAGTGGACGGCCTGGGTCCCATATCCAAGGTGGAGATCCTCAGAGGAATAGTCACTGATGGGCTGAGCACCGCCACCCGGGAGATCCTGGCAGTGGTGGAGAGAACCGTGGCCGGATACGAGGAGGAGGCGTCGGGCTTCAGGAAGGAGATGGAGCAGCAGAGGAAGGAGATGGAGGGGCAGAGGAAGGAGATGGAGCGGCAGAGGAGGCAGCTGGAGGTCCTCCTGCAGCCCCAGGTCAAACTGGAGAGGACAG ATTTTATCCCAGACGTTGATTCTTGTGATGCTGTGGTGGATGCGAATGATGAAGAGGAGGTGCAAACTCAGCAGACAG ATAAAGGGATCCAGGACTTCCTCTGgtatgatgatgaagaggagggtgAGGGtgaagaggaaaaggaagagcaACGGAAGGTGCAACAAAGAGAAGATCGGAAGGACCCTGATTATCAGATCAAATCAAACCG GATGTGGGTCCACCAGTCTTCATCCAGACCGGGTTCTGAGAGGAGGAAACGTGGCAGACCCAGAATCATAGAAAAACAGGACGGTCTACAGCTGAGGATCTGCGTTCTGGAGGACTCACAGACTGACGTCCTCACAACAGCAG tgttcCAGAAGTGTCCGGTTCAGGACCTGCAGTGTCCTCCAGGCCTGCAGGAGGCAGACTTCCTGTCTCTGCTCAGCTCCACCTTCCCTCAGCTGGACGTTCACGAACCCTTTGGCGTCTTCACGACAGACAGATCGAGGAGGCTTCAACCTCTGAGAGTCCAGACTCTGACACCAGAGGAGATCTGCAGACGCATGAGCTCAGTCGGAGCAGGAAGCTCCGCCCTCTACATCAGACCCAGG ACGGCTGTAGATGAGCAGAGCAGCGCTGCAGAGATTCAGGAGAGAAACGACGAGCAGAGTGGACCCTGGACCAG GGTTTTATCTCCTGAAGGTTCACCTGAGAAGAGGCCACGTGGTCGACCTCCGCTCAGCGGAAacgccaaccatcacacactgaaaCTGTGTTTTCTGGAGAAAGTCCAGCCTGATCCACTCTCCAAGAAAG TGCTGGTGAGGTCGGCGGTCCAGCAGCTCCGGTGTCCTCGCGGCCTCCAGGAGTCGGACTTCCTGCTCATGTTGCGGTCCAGGTTTCCTCAGCTGGACGGAGACGACAGAGGTTTTGACCTGTTCACATCAGACAGGAGCAGAACGCTGATGCCTATTAAAGTGAAGGCCATGACTCCAGATGAGATCTGCAGGAGCCTGAAACCCTGTAGGTTACAGACCACCATGATCTACATCCGACTGAAG acaaaagaggaagaggagagccaCCTTTTACAGATAGACGACACCAGCAGTGATGGTCCATCTGCTACTGGAGAGAGGACGAAGAGTGATGAAGACGAGCTACG GTTCTCGTCTCCTAAATATGTCCCAAAGAAGAAGAGGTCGCGTGGTCGTCCTCCGCTCTGTGAAAACACCAACCACCACAGACTCAGACTGTGTTTTCTTTCCTCACACCCACTCTCCAAAAAAG tgctGGTGAGGTCAGCGGTCCAGCAGCTCCAGTGTCCTCGCGGCCTCCAGGAGTCGGACTTCCTGCTCATGCTGCGGTCCAGGTTTCCTCAGCTGGACGGAGACGACAGAGGTTTTGACCTGTTCACATCAGACAGGAGCAGAACGCTGACGCCTGTTCCAGTGAAGACCATGACTCCGGATGAGATCTGCAGGATCCTGAAATCCTGTCGGTTTCAGACCACCATGATCTACATCCGACTGAAG ACAGGAGACAAAGATGAGGAGGAGCTCCGCATTTCACCGATGATTGACAAAACCAGCGGTGATTCTCCTTCTGCTGCTGATGCTGAAACCATGAGTGATGAAGCTGAGCTGCGTTTAAG CAAATCACCATCAAGACAAGAGGACATGAGCACAGAGAGACCAGAGAAGGACTGTGGGTTATTTGATCAGGCAGATGAAGCTGTATTGCAGTCTCACTctgacagtgatgatgatgatgatgatgatgaggatgatgatgataaaacCGAGCACACACATGATGACGATGCTGACTGGAAGCCTAAACCTCAGCAGCagacacagaagaacagacaagtcCAGACCTCAATGGAGGCCGTTAAAACCCCCTGTAAGGTGTGTGGAGTGACGTACAGACTACAGGGAAGTCTCATCAAACACGCCTGGAGTCACATTGATGAATCACCGagtgtgtgtggagtgtgtggAGAACAGTTTAAAAATGTGGAAGATTTGAAAACAGACCTCAAGAGACACAAGAAAACCCACGAGTGTTCACTCTGTGGGAAGTCTTTCGTGACCATCAGTGGCCTGAAATCCCACACCACCAGTCACTCAGGGGAGCAGCCTTACAAATGTGACGTTTGCAGCAAAACGTTCGCTACCATGTCAAGACTGATGGTGCATCGCTGGGTACACGTGGCTGAAAAACCACACAAATGTGACGTCTGCCACAAGGAGTTTGGGTTAAAAACTCAGCTCCGAGTCCACAGCAGAGTGCACACAGGTAGGGATAGGTTCCTctgcaacatctgtgggaaatcCCTGTCTGACCTTCGCTCTTTGGGCCGACACAAAGCAACGCACTCATCAGAGAGACCCTACAGTTGTAAGACCTGTGGGAAACGCTTCAAAATCGACCACACATTAAAGTCTCATGAGAAGATCCACACAGTCAGAGACCAGAAATACCTGTGTGATATCTGCTGCAAAACCTTCACCACAAACTACGCGTTAAGGGCTCACTTAAAGACGCACAGCAGCGATCGTCCGTTTGCCTGTCCCATCTGCAGCAAGCGCTTCATCTCAAATGGTCCTCTCAAGATTCACCTGCGGGTGCACACGGGTGAGGCGCCGTACGGCTGCTCCCATTGTGGACGCCATTTTAAAAGTAAGAGCCACCTGAACAGTCATGTGAGGATACACCTGGGCGTCAAACTGTTCACCTGCGGGGTTTGTGGGAAGGCATGTGCCCGCCTGGAACACCTGAAAGTCCACATGAGGACGCACAACGGAGAGAGACCATACAAGTGTTCTGTATGTGACAAAGCCTTTACCCAGAGTCACTgtctgaaaacacacatgaagagTCACCAGGAAAACACACGTTAA
- the LOC115438612 gene encoding uncharacterized protein LOC115438612 isoform X3, with product MYWMNGGGGSEAVDGLGPMSKVEILRGIVTDRLSTAAREILAVVERTVAGYEEEASGFRKEMERQRRQLEVLLQPQVKLERTDFIPDVDSCDAVVDANDEEEVQTQQTDKGIQDFLWYDDEEEGEGEEEKEEQRKVQQREDRKDPDYQIKSNRMWVHQSSSRPGSERRKRGRPRIIEKQDGLQLRICVLEDSQTDVLTTAVFQKCPVQDLQCPPGLQEADFLSLLSSTFPQLDVHEPFGVFTTDRSRRLQPLRVQTLTPEEICRRMSSVGAGSSALYIRPRTAVDEQSSAAEIQERNDEQSGPWTRVLSPEGSPEKRPRGRPPLSGNANHHTLKLCFLEKVQPDPLSKKVLVRSAVQQLRCPRGLQESDFLLMLRSRFPQLDGDDRGFDLFTSDRSRTLMPIKVKAMTPDEICRSLKPCRLQTTMIYIRLKTKEEEESHLLQIDDTSSDGPSATGERTKSDEDELRFSSPKYVPKKKRSRGRPPLCENTNHHRLRLCFLSSHPLSKKVLVRSAVQQLQCPRGLQESDFLLMLRSRFPQLDGDDRGFDLFTSDRSRTLTPVPVKTMTPDEICRILKSCRFQTTMIYIRLKTGDKDEEELRISPMIDKTSGDSPSAADAETMSDEAELRLSKSPSRQEDMSTERPEKDCGLFDQADEAVLQSHSDSDDDDDDDEDDDDKTEHTHDDDADWKPKPQQQTQKNRQVQTSMEAVKTPCKVCGVTYRLQGSLIKHAWSHIDESPSVCGVCGEQFKNVEDLKTDLKRHKKTHECSLCGKSFVTISGLKSHTTSHSGEQPYKCDVCSKTFATMSRLMVHRWVHVAEKPHKCDVCHKEFGLKTQLRVHSRVHTGRDRFLCNICGKSLSDLRSLGRHKATHSSERPYSCKTCGKRFKIDHTLKSHEKIHTVRDQKYLCDICCKTFTTNYALRAHLKTHSSDRPFACPICSKRFISNGPLKIHLRVHTGEAPYGCSHCGRHFKSKSHLNSHVRIHLGVKLFTCGVCGKACARLEHLKVHMRTHNGERPYKCSVCDKAFTQSHCLKTHMKSHQENTR from the exons ATGTACTGGATGAACGGCGGCGGAGGCTCCGAGGCGGTGGACGGCCTGGGTCCCATGTCCAAGGTGGAGATCCTCAGAGGAATAGTCACCGACAGGCTGAGCACCGCCGCCCGGGAGATCCTGGCGGTGGTGGAGAGAACCGTGGCCGGATACGAGGAGGAGGCGTCGGGCTTCAGGAAGGAGATGGAGCGGCAGAGGAGGCAGCTGGAGGTCCTCCTGCAGCCCCAGGTCAAACTGGAGAGGACAG ATTTTATCCCAGACGTTGATTCTTGTGATGCTGTGGTGGATGCGAATGATGAAGAGGAGGTGCAAACTCAGCAGACAG ATAAAGGGATCCAGGACTTCCTCTGgtatgatgatgaagaggagggtgAGGGtgaagaggaaaaggaagagcaACGGAAGGTGCAACAAAGAGAAGATCGGAAGGACCCTGATTATCAGATCAAATCAAACCG GATGTGGGTCCACCAGTCTTCATCCAGACCGGGTTCTGAGAGGAGGAAACGTGGCAGACCCAGAATCATAGAAAAACAGGACGGTCTACAGCTGAGGATCTGCGTTCTGGAGGACTCACAGACTGACGTCCTCACAACAGCAG tgttcCAGAAGTGTCCGGTTCAGGACCTGCAGTGTCCTCCAGGCCTGCAGGAGGCAGACTTCCTGTCTCTGCTCAGCTCCACCTTCCCTCAGCTGGACGTTCACGAACCCTTTGGCGTCTTCACGACAGACAGATCGAGGAGGCTTCAACCTCTGAGAGTCCAGACTCTGACACCAGAGGAGATCTGCAGACGCATGAGCTCAGTCGGAGCAGGAAGCTCCGCCCTCTACATCAGACCCAGG ACGGCTGTAGATGAGCAGAGCAGCGCTGCAGAGATTCAGGAGAGAAACGACGAGCAGAGTGGACCCTGGACCAG GGTTTTATCTCCTGAAGGTTCACCTGAGAAGAGGCCACGTGGTCGACCTCCGCTCAGCGGAAacgccaaccatcacacactgaaaCTGTGTTTTCTGGAGAAAGTCCAGCCTGATCCACTCTCCAAGAAAG TGCTGGTGAGGTCGGCGGTCCAGCAGCTCCGGTGTCCTCGCGGCCTCCAGGAGTCGGACTTCCTGCTCATGTTGCGGTCCAGGTTTCCTCAGCTGGACGGAGACGACAGAGGTTTTGACCTGTTCACATCAGACAGGAGCAGAACGCTGATGCCTATTAAAGTGAAGGCCATGACTCCAGATGAGATCTGCAGGAGCCTGAAACCCTGTAGGTTACAGACCACCATGATCTACATCCGACTGAAG acaaaagaggaagaggagagccaCCTTTTACAGATAGACGACACCAGCAGTGATGGTCCATCTGCTACTGGAGAGAGGACGAAGAGTGATGAAGACGAGCTACG GTTCTCGTCTCCTAAATATGTCCCAAAGAAGAAGAGGTCGCGTGGTCGTCCTCCGCTCTGTGAAAACACCAACCACCACAGACTCAGACTGTGTTTTCTTTCCTCACACCCACTCTCCAAAAAAG tgctGGTGAGGTCAGCGGTCCAGCAGCTCCAGTGTCCTCGCGGCCTCCAGGAGTCGGACTTCCTGCTCATGCTGCGGTCCAGGTTTCCTCAGCTGGACGGAGACGACAGAGGTTTTGACCTGTTCACATCAGACAGGAGCAGAACGCTGACGCCTGTTCCAGTGAAGACCATGACTCCGGATGAGATCTGCAGGATCCTGAAATCCTGTCGGTTTCAGACCACCATGATCTACATCCGACTGAAG ACAGGAGACAAAGATGAGGAGGAGCTCCGCATTTCACCGATGATTGACAAAACCAGCGGTGATTCTCCTTCTGCTGCTGATGCTGAAACCATGAGTGATGAAGCTGAGCTGCGTTTAAG CAAATCACCATCAAGACAAGAGGACATGAGCACAGAGAGACCAGAGAAGGACTGTGGGTTATTTGATCAGGCAGATGAAGCTGTATTGCAGTCTCACTctgacagtgatgatgatgatgatgatgatgaggatgatgatgataaaacCGAGCACACACATGATGACGATGCTGACTGGAAGCCTAAACCTCAGCAGCagacacagaagaacagacaagtcCAGACCTCAATGGAGGCCGTTAAAACCCCCTGTAAGGTGTGTGGAGTGACGTACAGACTACAGGGAAGTCTCATCAAACACGCCTGGAGTCACATTGATGAATCACCGagtgtgtgtggagtgtgtggAGAACAGTTTAAAAATGTGGAAGATTTGAAAACAGACCTCAAGAGACACAAGAAAACCCACGAGTGTTCACTCTGTGGGAAGTCTTTCGTGACCATCAGTGGCCTGAAATCCCACACCACCAGTCACTCAGGGGAGCAGCCTTACAAATGTGACGTTTGCAGCAAAACGTTCGCTACCATGTCAAGACTGATGGTGCATCGCTGGGTACACGTGGCTGAAAAACCACACAAATGTGACGTCTGCCACAAGGAGTTTGGGTTAAAAACTCAGCTCCGAGTCCACAGCAGAGTGCACACAGGTAGGGATAGGTTCCTctgcaacatctgtgggaaatcCCTGTCTGACCTTCGCTCTTTGGGCCGACACAAAGCAACGCACTCATCAGAGAGACCCTACAGTTGTAAGACCTGTGGGAAACGCTTCAAAATCGACCACACATTAAAGTCTCATGAGAAGATCCACACAGTCAGAGACCAGAAATACCTGTGTGATATCTGCTGCAAAACCTTCACCACAAACTACGCGTTAAGGGCTCACTTAAAGACGCACAGCAGCGATCGTCCGTTTGCCTGTCCCATCTGCAGCAAGCGCTTCATCTCAAATGGTCCTCTCAAGATTCACCTGCGGGTGCACACGGGTGAGGCGCCGTACGGCTGCTCCCATTGTGGACGCCATTTTAAAAGTAAGAGCCACCTGAACAGTCATGTGAGGATACACCTGGGCGTCAAACTGTTCACCTGCGGGGTTTGTGGGAAGGCATGTGCCCGCCTGGAACACCTGAAAGTCCACATGAGGACGCACAACGGAGAGAGACCATACAAGTGTTCTGTATGTGACAAAGCCTTTACCCAGAGTCACTgtctgaaaacacacatgaagagTCACCAGGAAAACACACGTTAA
- the LOC115438646 gene encoding ceramide-1-phosphate transfer protein-like, whose protein sequence is MVFVRQMSLLRYRLLAAMLALLLFLSSFWLPQAGIRDCGTAWHPCLTYYKQTPPLAAVTAPPLIQECPGQSFQTWRLLLYLKSSLSEDDDILLEPYLQAWDQLIKFMESLGTMVSFFSQKVKEKVIVIRKLSVQRSLEASGKHGRPADPRLQTPPSFGLKSGVYRSVQSMVEAELKEGVVSFSRRTDSGCRMLLRLHRSLLWVKLMLEGLAEGPTADGRYKTPGELSREAYRVALAPHHHWVLRQAAELVFLALPERKYFLKLVCVQSQQEATPILRIIIHALTLVHTQTQRILEQNNMLELP, encoded by the exons ATggtatttgtcagacagatgtcACTACTTCGCTATCGGCTGCTGGCGGCCATGTTGGCTTTGCTCCTTTTCCTCAGCTCCTTCTGGTTAC CTCAGGCTGGGATCAGAGACTGTGGAACTGCGTGGCATCCATGTTTGACTTACTACAAACAAACA CCCCCATTGGCTGCCGTCACAGCCCCGCCCCTCATCCAGGAGTGTCCAGGCCAGTCGTTTCAGACTTGGCGTCTGCTGTTGTATTTGAAGTCCAGTCTGAGTGAAGATGATGACATCCTGTTGGAACCGTACCTACAGGCCTGGGATCAGCTCATCAA ATTTATGGAGTCTCTTGGAACCATGGTCAGTTTTTTCTCTCAGAAGGTAAAGGAAAAGGTCATAGTGATCCGTAAGCTGTCGGTCCAGCGCAGCCTGGAGGCTTCTGGGAAACATGGTCGGCCTGCGGATCCCAGACTACAAACCCCACCGTCCTTTGGGCTGAAAAGCGGG GTATATCGTTCGGTTCAATCTATGGTGGAGGCGGAGCTAAAAGAGGGTGTGGTCAGCTTCTCTCGGCGCACAGATTCGGGCTGCAGGATGTTGCTGAGGCTGCATCGGTCATTGCTGTGGGTGAAGCTGATGTTGGAGGGTTTGGCTGAAGGACCCACTGCTGACGGACGCTATAAAACACCTGGAGAACTCAGCAG GGAGGCCTATAGGGTGGCGTTGGCCCCCCACCACCACTGGGTGCTCCGACAGGCTGCAGAGTTAGTGTTCCTCGCTCTCCCGGAGAGGAAGTACTTCCTGAAGCTGGTGTGTGTGCAGAGCCAGCAGGAGGCCACGCCCATCTTACGCATCATCATCCACGCTCTGACACTGGTGCACACGCAAACACAACGAATCCTGGAGCAAAACAACATGCTTGAGTTGCCCTGA